One Anser cygnoides isolate HZ-2024a breed goose chromosome 4, Taihu_goose_T2T_genome, whole genome shotgun sequence genomic region harbors:
- the LOC125179703 gene encoding uncharacterized protein, translated as MAAGPRREEERRQQEEEEDEEEEEQRVPPIATTPPHRRWKEESLSQSSSETQASATSGISLGEAIRQRTAINQEIESWYQLPPEVDASRLTAASETKLGLTCDRNDLTEFPTLEEGVLSSAETSRRQYPGDTSRGLLLGVSSELQLSGPANAISTVASAEDIQDSQFSPCLPLLTYSTQGRRFSDETLLQQSEMDFIPLRGVPDVSGASEEHSKPLHIEEAVCLADAEVPSDAPSDCFSLSQHPLPFRHGEPCDASFSGGLSQQASCFSGHLLVNKEANEDCKNDANRKTLIPQTGDSLASSTSKTMLIQESRLNKMEASLAKQTCSTSAKDEHFSCDNNVKAPGFELAEKEKGLLRHDEFSSENSSCKITLTKNSEKCEREMQVEKVTMAETESEGCLRHLEKLEKDKNVSGLDFSNKLPDDLRKDSCKTSDGQDKFSAKTSEILRESEENGADLNDFGSVKFVAVTNEPQGAFLDHQQKQASPAVRLEKEELVPVVTGTSDCTPKQLVVTDTEAPSSRGENALVEAEPGVRRGELTISDFSIERGHKLRDISPSFNFLIGDGSFFGHLARPSYQSTPGILVNKTEAEPSARVIKSDIQASPLCLNEENSGNLSTSTPTSVEKEHSLQCAQKGNDKHFESLKLKYPHTGRIQSLPSLSFMEKVGTWNMSQSDKISDALASSHPSGISPRKKAYSAITSSLNNILSTQNSSRNPKGYLAASPGETHSLESLHCYNKNLEHVHPLTRSQSDNSVNVAGRNTSLTDVVQPATSTEAMQPLEEKSSVLRVSENRLGGSMMHKFTTEMVSGPTDKDAESDSTGQSSDPNGFVSCERVAQLLREDRNSPADDQKNCDGLENQQLPHNVDIPTGHVSTDNLGDISQDSLNLPASSGESSQGGSGSAGCSSAVSGHFFTSAEDDNFIPFGTACLGTPEKEEFNIEERIPLLSNDRDIIIQT; from the exons atggcggcggggccgcgccgggagGAAGAgcggaggcagcaggaggaggaggaagatgaggaggaggaggagcagagggtcCCC CCTATTGCAACAACTCCACCGCATCGTCGTTGGAAGGAGGAATCGCTAAGCCAGAGCAGCAGCGAGACCCAGGCATCGGCTACCAGCGGCATCTCCCTAGGAGAAGCGATACGTCAGAGAACTGCCATTAACCAG GAAATTGAGTCGTGGTATCAGCTTCCACCAGAAGTGGATGCCAGCCGATTAACTGCTGCCTCGGAGACGAAGCTTGGCCTGACTTGTGATAGAAATGACCTGACGGAGTTCCCTACGCTGGAGGAAGGAGTGTTGTCTTCAGCAGAAACATCCAGAAGGCAGTATCCTGGAGATACATCACGTGGCTTACTGCTGG GGGTATCTTCTGAGTTACAGTTATCAGGACCTGCAAATGCTATTTCAACAGTAGCTTCAGCAGAAG atattcaGGACAGTCAATTCTCTCCCTGTCTTCCCCTGCTGACGTATTCAACACAAGGCCGGAGGTTTTCAGATGAGACGCTTCTCCAGCAATCAGAAATggattttattcctttaag AGGAGTCCCTGATGTTTCTGGTGCTTCAGAGGAGCATTCAAAGCCTTTGCACATAGAAGAAGCTGTGTGTTTGGCAGATGCTGAAGTACCCTCCGATGCACCCAGTGACTGCTTTAGTTTGTCTCAGCATCCGCTTCCATTCAGACACGGGGAACCTTGTGATGCCAGTTTTAGTGGTGGTTTGTCTCAGCAAGCCTCTTGTTTTTCTGGACATCTACTTGTGAACAAGGAGGCAAATGAAGACTGTAAAAACGACGCTAATAGAAAGACACTGATCCCCCAAACAGGTGACAGTTTAGCAAGCTCCACTTCTAAAACGATGCTAATCCAGGAAAGTAGACTGAACAAAATGGAAGCTTCCCTTGCAAAGCAGACCTGTAGTACTTCTGCAAAAGATGAACATTTCTCTTGTGACAACAATGTGAAAGCTCCTGGTTTTGAgcttgcagagaaggaaaaagggttATTGAGGCACGATGAGTTCTCATCTGAAAACTCCTCTTGTAAAATAACACTGACTaagaattcagaaaaatgtgaaagagagATGCAGGTGGAGAAAGTAACAATGGCTGAGACAGAGTCAGAAGGATGCCTGAGACACCTAGAGAAGTTGGAAAAAGACAAGAATGTTTCTGGGCTTGATTTCTCTAATAAGTTGCCTGATGATTTGAGGAAAGACAGTTGTAAAACTTCAGATGGACAGGATAAATTTTCTGCAAAGACTTCTGAAATACTCAGAGAGTCTGAGGAGAATGGAGCAGATTTAAATGACTTTGGAAGCGTGAAATTCGTGGCTGTTACTAATGAGCCCCAGGGAGCTTTCCTAGATCATCAGCAGAAACAAGCATCTCCTGCAGTGAGACTTGAGAAAGAGGAGCTTGTCCCTGTTGTGACGGGCACTAGTGATTGTACACCTAAACAGCTCGTCGTGACGGACACGGAAGCTCCTTCTTCACGTGGTGAGAATGCCCTAGTGGAAGCAGAACCTGGAGTGCGCAGGGGTGAATTaactatttcagatttttccatAGAAAGGGGACATAAACTTAGAGACATTTCCCCTTCATTTAATTTCCTCATAGGTGATGGCTCATTCTTTGGACACCTTGCTCGTCCAAGCTATCAGTCGACTCCAGGGATACTTGTAAACAAAACTGAGGCAGAACCCAGTGCTCGAGTGATCAAGTCGGATATTCAGGCCTCTCCTTTGTgcttaaatgaagaaaattctgGGAACTTGTCTACCAGTACACCTACATCTGTTGAGAAGGAACATTCTCTGCAATGTGCTCAGAAAGGAAATGACAAACACTTTGAGTCCTTGAAACTGAAATATCCTCACACTGGAAGAATTCAGTCGCTCCCATCACTTAGCTTCATGGAGAAGGTGGGGACTTGGAATATGAGCCAGTCAGACAAGATATCTGATGCACTGGCTTCATCTCACCCAAGTGGAATTTCTCCGAGAAAGAAAGCCTACAGTGCAATTACCAGTTCTTTGAACAATATTTTGTCAACGCAGAATAGTAGTAGAAACCCTAAAGGTTAtcttgctgcttctcctggggAGACACATTCCCTGGAAAGTTTGCACTGTTATAATAAAAACTTGGAGCATGTTCACCCTCTTACTAGATCTCAGTCTGACAACTCAGTAAATGTCGCTGGTAGAAACACCTCCCTGACTGACGTTGTTCAGCCAGCAACATCAACGGAGGCGATGCAacctttagaagaaaaaagtagtGTTCTAAGAGTGTCTGAAAATAGACTAGGAGGCTCCATGATGCACAAGTTTACAACTGAGATGGTTTCTGGACCTACTGATAAAGATGCTGAAAGTGACAGTACAGGACAAAGTTCAGACCCAAATGGTTTCGTTTCCTGTGAAAGAGTTGCTCAGCTCCTTAGAGAGGATAGAAACTCTCCAGCTGATGACCAGAAGAATTGTGATGGTCTTGAAAATCAACAACTGCCCCATAACGTAGATATTCCTACTGGTCATGTCAGCACGGACAATTTAGGGGATATTTCCCAAGACAGTTTGAATCTTCCTGCTAGTTCTGGGGAAAGTAGCCAGGGGGGCTCGGGCTCAGCAGGGTGCTCTTCAGCAGTTTCCGGACACTTCTTCACCAGTGCAGAAGACGATAACTTCATCCCCTTTGGAACAGCTTGTTTGGGAACTCCggaaaaagaagagtttaataTTGAAGAAAGGATCCCA CTTCTTTCAAATGATCGGGATATAATTATCCAAACGTGA